A stretch of the Lineus longissimus chromosome 10, tnLinLong1.2, whole genome shotgun sequence genome encodes the following:
- the LOC135494419 gene encoding uncharacterized protein LOC135494419 has translation MATEGASTSKSTNKKNAPTRFFPALDILLLRALVAVQPTTKPPWDEVHQHVNTALTEVKRDSFVTLRACKDRVKTLQEAHTKDELKSLRASGTDEEYDERAQLLTELASLSEERAAKKQEEKPDLKEAQGRPIRQAAMETLKVRDDPEEHADGFDRELDGADENLEHHGKKAANCTTKPATKKRRTDSAEYVTYLKDKLSFEKERFEVEKKEREARIQRDQQMMEMMMALDKNKN, from the exons ATGGCGACCGAAGGTGCAAGTACCAGCAAgtcaacaaacaaaaaaaacgcGCCTACTCGATTTTTCCCAGCACTTGACATTCTTCTTCTCAGAGCACTGGTTGCGGTACAACCAACAACTAAGCCACCGTGGGATGAAGTCCACCAACATGTGAACACAGCTTTGACGGAGGTGAAGCGCGACAGCTTTGTCACTCTCCGGGCATGCAAGGATAGGGTGAAAACTCTCCAAGAGGCTCATACGAAGGACGAGTTGAAATCTCTTAGAGC GTCTGGGACAGATGAGGAATACGACGAGCGAGCCCAGCTGCTTACTGAGTTGGCCAGCCTTAGCGAGGAAAGGGCGGCCAAAAAGCAGGAAGAAAAACCCGATCTCAAGGAAGCCCAGGGACGACCAATACGCCAGGCTGCTATGGAGACGCTGAAAGTAAGAGACGATCCGGAAGAACACGCGGATGGTTTTGATCGTGAGTTGGACGGAGCTGATGAAAATCTCGAACATCATGGAAAGAAAG CTGCGAATTGCACCACCAAGCCGGCAACGAAGAAGCGTCGAACTGATTCTGCAGAGTACGTGACGTATCTAAAAGATAAACTTTCCTTTGAAAAAGAGCGTTTCGAGGTAGAAAAGAAGGAAAGAGAGGCGAGGATCCAGAGGGATCAGCaaatgatggaaatgatgatggcgttggacaaaaacaaaaattag
- the LOC135494422 gene encoding uncharacterized protein LOC135494422 — translation MSSVTLLSWSLVFVLCITGSLSLECYYCSHKTGVGDGKANVVESLVTGKEVQNRPECGDEEFDSDLAPTAKCTGKMDRCLLMSFTGQSGPYHSRGCVASTDPRCIPGSDTKPIEKDVTIHGFTITIAHKCCSTDKCNKDVVYQPKRKCMNY, via the exons ATGTCTTCGGTTACCCTTCTTAGCTGGTCCCTAGTCTTCGTGTTGTGTATCACAG GCTCCCTGTCCTTGGAATGTTACTACTGTTCTCACAAGACAGGTGTCGGTGACGGCAAGGCGAATGTCGTCGAGTCCTTGGTGACCGGGAAGGAGGTCCAAAACCGGCCAGAATGCGGCGACGAAGAATTTGATTCCGACCTGGCTCCGACTGCGAAATGTACTGGGAAGATGGACCGCTGTTTG TTAATGAGCTTCACCGGCCAGAGCGGTCCCTACCACAGCCGCGGTTGCGTCGCATCAACGGATCCTAGATGTATCCCAGGCTCCGACACCAAACCGATAGAGAAGGACGTGACGATCCACGGGTTTACGATCACAATCGCTCACAAATGTTGCAGTACGGACAAGTGTAATAAGGATGTAGTGTATCAGCCGAAGAGGAAGTGTATGAATTACTGA
- the LOC135494423 gene encoding uncharacterized protein LOC135494423, whose product MGQFSLVPMVNGVCPAGTRVHPLWKNLCQRELLIHLTHRIQGKCPPGTVSYAKRKGTCLIKSMEMFEKSAVITMRTTDMIRGRCPTGTTKFKHRKRTCIIKNYAAMLRNAEKLVYKVNNKCPKGYLEYKFMRSLCMLKHRFSMIHAKARR is encoded by the exons ATGGGCCAGTTTAGCCTGGTTCCGATGGTCAACGGGGTCTGTCCAGCAGGAACGAGGGTCCATCCACTCTGGAAAAATCTTTGTCAGA GAGAACTTTTGATCCATCTAACGCACAGAATCCAAGGCAAGTGCCCACCAGGGACGGTATCATACGCGAAACGTAAAGGAACATGTCTAA tcaaaagcatgGAGATGTTCGAAAAATCAG CTGTTATTACCATGAGAACCACCGACATGATTAGAGGAAGGTGTCCTACCGGCACGACCAAGTTCAAACACAGGAAAAGAACTTGCATTA TAAAAAACTATGCGGCAATGTTGAGAAATGCTGAAAAATTGGTTTATAAAGTCAACAATAAGTGTCCTAAGGGCTATCTAGAATACAAGTTTATGAGAAGTCTTTGTATGC TAAAACACAGATTTAGCATGATACACGCCAAAGCCAGGCGATAG
- the LOC135494401 gene encoding transmembrane and coiled-coil domain-containing protein 3-like isoform X1 yields MAVQKMKVLQYGLVLLLLLTFYSDFTSAKHDEKEKRAIRLFERNDQKRDPEPKRVPGAQARATVKPQRKLNAVELKRSEDVEKSKFVDSKNIPAKGAEWQNSQCKNLQHLMKRKQFAVKKIDEAIHRLVNNTKLAQSDIEFRVKTLKVFQAELEDSARLTFEVLDWLQQALQGNYKDFENIKKSSQMRLALLRDVTLSEEQMFNILIEAEKSQEEKIEKEQQTNGNGTHVESILSGILLEVAKAADRLERDLNDHVFDNAVKENAQDKGANIEAVIRLHDTDNNKNKTASQGDEGGAMKLVDAHDNQYVLSKGKDSTVPVEDHHFIEDVIFLTLLAFIFGWLCTLVQLPNMFGYILSGVVLGPSGLSCIKSVVQVETLGEFGVFFILFSVGLEFSPDKLKRVFRIATVGSFLMMALTILFGVLIGHCIKSTPNESAFISACLSLSSTPLVVKFIGNGKDEEENTNHESAVEHHRGRRRTDLDYSSVLLGILVMQDILLGVLIALLPAIAGHASSDEISANDLVLEYFHLGVKLVASFIAIILLTFVLAKFLIGPVYKFLFSRGNREMSMLATIVIAFTMLMVTNFLNISMELGCFLAGAIVSSQGHHVAEQVGRLISSVKDFLGCLFFASIGLHVFPTFLAFEITILTTFTLAIVGFKFFSNVAVLHFLLPKHSRPVKWIVSAGLAQVSEFSFVLGSRARRLGLISREVYLVILSVTTLSLLFAPVLWYATLWHLRLKSLAPARISILEKIRLFSVHYRDLETRSRHTSLETLESDTTREEITSNSYDGIGMSSPHHVHNVDMMNGLGHLRSEPDS; encoded by the exons ATGGCGGTCCAGAAAATGAAAGTTTTGCAGTATGGATTGgtattgttgctgttgttgacGTTCTATTCGGATTTCACGTCTGCTAAGCATGATGAGAAAGAGAAGCGGGCAATTcgattatttgaaagaaatgatCAAAAGCGAGATCCAGAGCCTAAGCGGGTTCCTGGGGCACAGGCAAGGGCCACAGTCAAGCCTCAGAGAAAACTAAATGCTGTCGAACTAAAAAGATCTGAGGATGTAGAAAAATCGAAATTTGTGGATTCGAAAAATATTCCTGCAAAAGGTGCGGAATGGCAAAACAGCCAGTGTaaaaatttacaacatttgatgAAAAGGAAACAGTTCGCTGTTAAAAAGATTGACGAGGCGATACACCGCCTGGTAAATAATACGAAATTAGCACAATCGGATATTGAATTTCGAGTAAAAACTTTGAAGGTGTTTCAAGCAGAGTTGGAGGATAGTGCGAGATTGACGTTTGAGGTTTTGGACTGGTTGCAGCAGGCACTGCAGGGAAATTAtaaagattttgaaaatatcaagaaGAGTAGCCAGATGCGATTAGCGTTGCTACGCGATGTGACACTCAGCGAAGAGCAGATGTTCAACATTCTCATCGAGGCGGAGAAAAGTCAGGAAGAAAAGATCGAAAAG GAGCAGCAGACCAATGGCAATGGCACACATGTGGAGAGTATCCTCAGTGGCATCCTGTTGGAGGTCGCCAAAGCTGCCGATCGCTTAGAAAGAGATTTGAATGATCACGTATTTGACAACGCTGTTAAAGAAAATGCTCAG GATAAAGGTGCTAATATCGAAGCAGTGATCAGACTGCACGACACCGacaacaataaaaacaaaactgcTTCACAAGGCGACGAGGGTGGCGCCATGAAACTCGTGGACGCACATGACAACCAGTACGTCCTCTCCAAGGGGAAGGATTCCACCGTTCCCGTTGAAGACCATCATTTCATCGAGGACGTCATATTTCTGACACTGCTGGCTTTCATCTTTGGTTGGCTCTGCACACTGGTTCAGCTTCCGAACATGTTTGGGTACATTTTGAGTGGAGTCGTGCTTGGACCTTCTGGGTTGAGTTGCATCAAG TCGGTAGTTCAGGTTGAGACATTGGGAGAATTTGGAGTTTTCTTCATCTTGTTCTCTGTGGGACTTGAGTTTTCTCCAGATAAGTTAAAAAGA GTTTTCCGCATTGCGACCGTTGGCAGCTTCTTGATGATGGCGCTGACCATCCTATTCGGCGTCCTGATTGGCCATTGCATAAAGAGCACGCCCAATGAGAGTGCTTTCATATCGGCGTGTCTCTCGCTGTCCAGTACGCCTTTGGTTGTCAAGTTTATTGGCAATGGGAAGGATGAGGAAGAAAATA CAAATCACGAATCAGCCGTCGAACATCACCGAGGCCGTCGACGTACTGATCTAGATTACAGCTCCGTTCTGCTAGGCATTTTGGTGATGCAGGACATTCTGCTTGGGGTGCTGATAGCTCTTCTGCCGGCCATAGCAGGCCATGCAAGTAGTGATGAGATCAGTGCGAATGATTTGGTGCTGGAATATTTCCATTTAGGGGTTAAACTAGTCGCCT CCTTCATTGCCATCATCCTACTTACCTTTGTACTTGCCAAGTTTTTGATCGGGCCAGTTTATAAATTTCTGTTCAGTCGCGGAAATCGTGAAATGTCTATGCTGGCTACTATTGTCATTGCCTTCACTATGCTCATG GTGACAAACTTCCTCAATATCTCGATGGAGCTGGGATGCTTCCTGGCTGGGGCCATCGTCAGTTCTCAAGGTCACCACGTGGCAGAGCAGGTCGGCAGACTCATCTCCTCCGTAAAGGACTTCCTGGGATGTTTATTTTTTGCATCAATTG GTCTGCATGTATTTCCAACTTTCCTCGCATTTGAAATTACCATCTTGACAACATTCACCTTAGCTATAGTCGGATTCAAG TTCTTCTCCAATGTGGCAGTCCTCCATTTCCTCTTGCCAAAACATTCCAGGCCTGTGAAGTGGATCGTATCGGCCGGTTTGGCCCAAGTCAGCGAGTTCTCGTTCGTGCTGGGAAGTAGGGCACGGAGATTAGGCTTAATATCGAGAGAG GTTTACCTCGTAATTCTGAGCGTGACAACACTGAGTCTTCTCTTCGCCCCGGTCCTGTGGTATGCAACGCTATGGCATCTACGTCTCAAGTCTCTTGCCCCTGCACG CATAAGCATTTTGGAGAAAATAAGACTATTTTCCGTGCATTACCGTGATCTTGA GACTCGCAGTCGTCACACTTCATTAGAGACGTTAGAATCGGATACGACAAGAGAAGAAATCACGAGCAATTCGTACGATGGGATAGGAATGTCGTCGCCTCACCACGTACACAACGTCGATATGATGAATGGCCTTGGGCACCTCCGCAGTGAGCCAGATTCTTGA
- the LOC135494401 gene encoding transmembrane and coiled-coil domain-containing protein 3-like isoform X2, with protein sequence MAVQKMKVLQYGLVLLLLLTFYSDFTSAKHDEKEKRAIRLFERNDQKRDPEPKRVPGAQARATVKPQRKLNAVELKRSEDVEKSKFVDSKNIPAKGAEWQNSQCKNLQHLMKRKQFAVKKIDEAIHRLVNNTKLAQSDIEFRVKTLKVFQAELEDSARLTFEVLDWLQQALQGNYKDFENIKKSSQMRLALLRDVTLSEEQMFNILIEAEKSQEEKIEKEQQTNGNGTHVESILSGILLEVAKAADRLERDLNDHVFDNAVKENAQDKGANIEAVIRLHDTDNNKNKTASQGDEGGAMKLVDAHDNQYVLSKGKDSTVPVEDHHFIEDVIFLTLLAFIFGWLCTLVQLPNMFGYILSGVVLGPSGLSCIKSVVQVETLGEFGVFFILFSVGLEFSPDKLKRVFRIATVGSFLMMALTILFGVLIGHCIKSTPNESAFISACLSLSSTPLVVKFIGNGKDEEENTNHESAVEHHRGRRRTDLDYSSVLLGILVMQDILLGVLIALLPAIAGHASSDEISANDLVLEYFHLGVKLVASFIAIILLTFVLAKFLIGPVYKFLFSRGNREMSMLATIVIAFTMLMVTNFLNISMELGCFLAGAIVSSQGHHVAEQVGRLISSVKDFLGCLFFASIGLHVFPTFLAFEITILTTFTLAIVGFKFFSNVAVLHFLLPKHSRPVKWIVSAGLAQVSEFSFVLGSRARRLGLISREVYLVILSVTTLSLLFAPVLWYATLWHLRLKSLAPARTRSRHTSLETLESDTTREEITSNSYDGIGMSSPHHVHNVDMMNGLGHLRSEPDS encoded by the exons ATGGCGGTCCAGAAAATGAAAGTTTTGCAGTATGGATTGgtattgttgctgttgttgacGTTCTATTCGGATTTCACGTCTGCTAAGCATGATGAGAAAGAGAAGCGGGCAATTcgattatttgaaagaaatgatCAAAAGCGAGATCCAGAGCCTAAGCGGGTTCCTGGGGCACAGGCAAGGGCCACAGTCAAGCCTCAGAGAAAACTAAATGCTGTCGAACTAAAAAGATCTGAGGATGTAGAAAAATCGAAATTTGTGGATTCGAAAAATATTCCTGCAAAAGGTGCGGAATGGCAAAACAGCCAGTGTaaaaatttacaacatttgatgAAAAGGAAACAGTTCGCTGTTAAAAAGATTGACGAGGCGATACACCGCCTGGTAAATAATACGAAATTAGCACAATCGGATATTGAATTTCGAGTAAAAACTTTGAAGGTGTTTCAAGCAGAGTTGGAGGATAGTGCGAGATTGACGTTTGAGGTTTTGGACTGGTTGCAGCAGGCACTGCAGGGAAATTAtaaagattttgaaaatatcaagaaGAGTAGCCAGATGCGATTAGCGTTGCTACGCGATGTGACACTCAGCGAAGAGCAGATGTTCAACATTCTCATCGAGGCGGAGAAAAGTCAGGAAGAAAAGATCGAAAAG GAGCAGCAGACCAATGGCAATGGCACACATGTGGAGAGTATCCTCAGTGGCATCCTGTTGGAGGTCGCCAAAGCTGCCGATCGCTTAGAAAGAGATTTGAATGATCACGTATTTGACAACGCTGTTAAAGAAAATGCTCAG GATAAAGGTGCTAATATCGAAGCAGTGATCAGACTGCACGACACCGacaacaataaaaacaaaactgcTTCACAAGGCGACGAGGGTGGCGCCATGAAACTCGTGGACGCACATGACAACCAGTACGTCCTCTCCAAGGGGAAGGATTCCACCGTTCCCGTTGAAGACCATCATTTCATCGAGGACGTCATATTTCTGACACTGCTGGCTTTCATCTTTGGTTGGCTCTGCACACTGGTTCAGCTTCCGAACATGTTTGGGTACATTTTGAGTGGAGTCGTGCTTGGACCTTCTGGGTTGAGTTGCATCAAG TCGGTAGTTCAGGTTGAGACATTGGGAGAATTTGGAGTTTTCTTCATCTTGTTCTCTGTGGGACTTGAGTTTTCTCCAGATAAGTTAAAAAGA GTTTTCCGCATTGCGACCGTTGGCAGCTTCTTGATGATGGCGCTGACCATCCTATTCGGCGTCCTGATTGGCCATTGCATAAAGAGCACGCCCAATGAGAGTGCTTTCATATCGGCGTGTCTCTCGCTGTCCAGTACGCCTTTGGTTGTCAAGTTTATTGGCAATGGGAAGGATGAGGAAGAAAATA CAAATCACGAATCAGCCGTCGAACATCACCGAGGCCGTCGACGTACTGATCTAGATTACAGCTCCGTTCTGCTAGGCATTTTGGTGATGCAGGACATTCTGCTTGGGGTGCTGATAGCTCTTCTGCCGGCCATAGCAGGCCATGCAAGTAGTGATGAGATCAGTGCGAATGATTTGGTGCTGGAATATTTCCATTTAGGGGTTAAACTAGTCGCCT CCTTCATTGCCATCATCCTACTTACCTTTGTACTTGCCAAGTTTTTGATCGGGCCAGTTTATAAATTTCTGTTCAGTCGCGGAAATCGTGAAATGTCTATGCTGGCTACTATTGTCATTGCCTTCACTATGCTCATG GTGACAAACTTCCTCAATATCTCGATGGAGCTGGGATGCTTCCTGGCTGGGGCCATCGTCAGTTCTCAAGGTCACCACGTGGCAGAGCAGGTCGGCAGACTCATCTCCTCCGTAAAGGACTTCCTGGGATGTTTATTTTTTGCATCAATTG GTCTGCATGTATTTCCAACTTTCCTCGCATTTGAAATTACCATCTTGACAACATTCACCTTAGCTATAGTCGGATTCAAG TTCTTCTCCAATGTGGCAGTCCTCCATTTCCTCTTGCCAAAACATTCCAGGCCTGTGAAGTGGATCGTATCGGCCGGTTTGGCCCAAGTCAGCGAGTTCTCGTTCGTGCTGGGAAGTAGGGCACGGAGATTAGGCTTAATATCGAGAGAG GTTTACCTCGTAATTCTGAGCGTGACAACACTGAGTCTTCTCTTCGCCCCGGTCCTGTGGTATGCAACGCTATGGCATCTACGTCTCAAGTCTCTTGCCCCTGCACG GACTCGCAGTCGTCACACTTCATTAGAGACGTTAGAATCGGATACGACAAGAGAAGAAATCACGAGCAATTCGTACGATGGGATAGGAATGTCGTCGCCTCACCACGTACACAACGTCGATATGATGAATGGCCTTGGGCACCTCCGCAGTGAGCCAGATTCTTGA